One window of the Bacteroidota bacterium genome contains the following:
- a CDS encoding protein-disulfide reductase DsbD family protein has protein sequence MKKTYYLSLIFILSFVFQLTAQITNEVKWDFEVKKIATNEYDLYMNAKIDMGWHLYSLNNKSDDPTKIGPNPIYFEFEKNNTYELIGGIKEVSKAHVVFEKLFDMETAYFTDKAVFVQKIKTLKAIKEIKAFTEYQICDDKACKYPLSADFSFAVSYEEESTEVAESEEADDAMSFDIGNSQVQQHQQKILDPVKWSFELKKISKKRAELIITAEIGEGWHLYSAYVDEGGPKASKLFFDENQNIELIDSIIESGEKEDIYDSTFEMPVSYFSDKVVFTQVIKLDKKNQSISGSFDYMVCNENQCVSLTEDFQIGEKDEEADLATTGEKTLLMFFILAFLGGLAAIVMPCVFPMIPMTVSFFMHSSDKKSKAKSQALFFSLSIIGIYTAFGLVVSATLGPDFINWLSTHWIPNIFFTLIFLIFAASFFGLFEITLPSWMINKSDKQADKGGYFGAFFMAFTLVLVSFSCTVPIVGLILVEAARGEVIKPIIGMLGFSLAFALPFGFFAFFPSKLGNLPKSGGWLNSVKVVFGFIELALALKFLMVADQTYHWGILPREVYIAFWIVIFALLGFYLLGKLKFAHDSDLPFVSVPRLTMAILSFTFVVYLIPGLVGAPLKGMSGYLPPQESHSFDLNSIVRGYTKGLSAEKISLNDDNKTLCTEPKYNDILHLPHGLEGYFDFDQGLACAKEQGKPLFIDFTGHGCVNCREMEQSVWVNDAVLKRLKSDWVVMALYVDDKTKLPKEEWEPSRYNGKLMKSIGKRNADIQITQFESNSQPNYILLDTDGKTVLATPRGHDKDVDAFVEFLDEGLKNFKARHPEL, from the coding sequence ATGAAAAAAACATATTATTTATCATTGATTTTTATTCTTTCATTTGTATTCCAATTAACAGCACAAATTACTAATGAGGTAAAGTGGGATTTTGAAGTAAAAAAAATCGCAACAAACGAATATGATTTATATATGAATGCTAAAATTGACATGGGTTGGCATTTATATTCGTTGAATAACAAATCGGATGATCCGACAAAAATAGGTCCTAATCCTATATATTTTGAGTTTGAAAAAAACAATACTTACGAACTTATTGGAGGCATAAAAGAAGTAAGTAAAGCCCATGTAGTATTTGAAAAATTATTTGATATGGAAACAGCATATTTTACAGATAAGGCTGTTTTTGTTCAAAAGATAAAAACACTTAAAGCGATTAAGGAAATAAAAGCTTTTACCGAATATCAAATTTGTGATGATAAAGCATGTAAATACCCCTTAAGTGCTGATTTTAGCTTTGCAGTAAGTTATGAAGAGGAAAGTACTGAAGTTGCAGAAAGCGAAGAAGCTGATGATGCAATGAGTTTTGATATTGGTAATAGCCAAGTTCAACAACACCAGCAAAAAATACTTGACCCTGTTAAGTGGAGTTTTGAACTAAAAAAGATAAGTAAAAAAAGGGCAGAACTTATTATTACCGCAGAAATTGGAGAAGGATGGCATCTTTATTCTGCCTATGTTGATGAGGGAGGACCCAAAGCGTCAAAATTATTTTTTGATGAAAATCAGAATATTGAATTAATAGATTCTATTATTGAAAGTGGGGAAAAAGAAGATATTTATGATTCAACTTTTGAAATGCCAGTAAGTTATTTTAGCGACAAAGTTGTTTTTACTCAAGTAATAAAACTTGACAAAAAAAACCAAAGTATTTCAGGTTCTTTTGATTATATGGTCTGCAACGAAAACCAATGCGTATCTTTAACAGAAGATTTTCAAATTGGTGAAAAAGATGAGGAAGCTGATCTTGCAACAACAGGAGAAAAAACATTATTAATGTTTTTCATACTTGCTTTTCTTGGAGGTCTTGCAGCTATCGTAATGCCTTGCGTATTTCCTATGATACCAATGACTGTAAGCTTTTTTATGCACAGCAGTGATAAAAAAAGTAAGGCAAAATCACAAGCTTTGTTTTTTAGTCTTTCGATAATTGGAATTTATACGGCTTTCGGATTAGTAGTTTCAGCTACTTTAGGTCCCGACTTTATCAATTGGCTTAGTACTCACTGGATACCAAATATTTTCTTTACCCTAATATTCCTGATTTTTGCAGCTTCGTTTTTTGGGCTGTTTGAAATTACTTTGCCAAGCTGGATGATTAACAAATCTGATAAGCAAGCTGACAAAGGAGGATATTTCGGTGCATTTTTTATGGCATTTACTTTAGTGCTTGTTTCTTTTTCATGTACAGTTCCCATTGTAGGATTAATACTTGTTGAAGCCGCACGGGGAGAAGTTATAAAACCAATAATCGGAATGCTTGGCTTTTCACTTGCTTTTGCTCTTCCTTTTGGATTTTTTGCTTTTTTCCCATCAAAACTTGGAAACCTACCAAAATCAGGTGGCTGGTTAAATTCTGTAAAAGTTGTATTCGGTTTTATAGAACTTGCCTTAGCTTTAAAATTCTTAATGGTTGCCGACCAAACTTATCACTGGGGAATTTTGCCTAGAGAAGTTTATATTGCTTTTTGGATTGTGATTTTTGCTCTTCTTGGTTTTTACCTTTTAGGGAAATTAAAATTTGCTCACGATAGTGATTTGCCTTTTGTTAGCGTACCAAGGCTTACAATGGCAATTTTATCTTTTACCTTTGTGGTTTATTTGATACCGGGGCTTGTTGGAGCTCCCTTAAAAGGAATGTCTGGATATTTACCTCCTCAGGAATCGCATAGCTTTGATCTTAATTCTATCGTTAGAGGATACACAAAAGGATTATCCGCTGAAAAGATTAGTCTTAATGATGACAATAAAACTCTTTGTACCGAACCAAAGTACAATGATATTTTACATCTTCCACACGGGCTTGAAGGTTATTTTGATTTTGACCAAGGATTAGCTTGTGCAAAAGAACAGGGAAAGCCTCTCTTCATTGATTTTACAGGTCATGGATGTGTAAACTGTCGTGAAATGGAACAAAGTGTTTGGGTTAATGATGCGGTTTTAAAACGTTTAAAAAGTGATTGGGTGGTTATGGCTCTTTATGTTGACGACAAAACAAAACTTCCTAAAGAAGAATGGGAACCTTCAAGGTATAATGGGAAATTAATGAAATCAATTGGCAAAAGGAATGCTGATATTCAAATAACTCAATTTGAATCAAACTCTCAGCCTAATTATATTCTCCTTGATACCGATGGAAAAACTGTTCTTGCTACACCAAGAGGACATGATAAAGATGTTGATGCTTTTGTTGAGTTTCTTGATGAAGGATTAAAAAACTTTAAAGCTCGTCATCCTGAGCTTTAG